From one Chlamydiota bacterium genomic stretch:
- the rarA gene encoding Replication-associated recombination protein A, with product MSLAVKLRPQTLIQVVGQEHLTKKGTLFYNLLHAKTPTSILLWGPPGCGKTTLAKIYQDQFDATKASFSATSAKVSDIKQLVDQIRSQPLFHKKILLFLDEIHRFNKLQQDLFLPLIEEGSLILIGATTENPSFALNKALLSRLNIFILNALEKKDFFKLLQDYEKTHPLPLTDEAKEKLISLAAGDARIFYNLLESLEKQQLTDTIDVDTLEKKLPHALSKYDRQYDYHYFFISALHKSVRGSDPDAALYYLARMLNGGEDRLYLLRRLIRMAAEDIGLSDPNALTIATNALLAFEKIGSPEGDLFLAEVVLYLALCPKSNAIYTAFNKATEFAKETSEHMPPPWILNAPTQWMKAQGFSKGYIYEHDEKGAISSQKFFPEKLTPQTFYSPTSYGFEKELKKRIEYFNQLREKP from the coding sequence GACACCTACTTCCATCCTTCTTTGGGGGCCTCCCGGATGTGGCAAAACCACGCTGGCAAAGATTTACCAGGATCAGTTTGACGCTACCAAGGCCAGCTTTAGTGCAACGTCTGCAAAAGTTAGCGATATTAAACAACTCGTTGATCAAATCCGCTCTCAGCCACTCTTTCACAAAAAAATCCTGCTTTTTTTAGATGAGATCCATCGTTTTAACAAATTGCAACAAGACTTGTTTCTGCCTCTCATCGAAGAAGGATCACTCATCCTCATTGGAGCGACGACAGAAAATCCTTCCTTTGCGCTCAATAAAGCTTTGCTTTCTCGACTCAATATATTTATTCTAAACGCGCTAGAAAAAAAGGACTTTTTCAAACTCCTTCAAGATTACGAAAAGACACATCCTCTTCCCCTCACAGATGAAGCCAAAGAAAAACTCATTTCCTTAGCCGCGGGCGATGCACGTATTTTCTACAATCTCTTAGAAAGCCTAGAAAAACAACAACTCACAGATACCATCGACGTAGATACTTTAGAAAAAAAACTCCCCCACGCGCTTTCTAAATATGACAGACAATACGATTATCACTATTTTTTCATCTCTGCTCTGCACAAAAGTGTCAGAGGTTCAGATCCTGATGCTGCGCTTTACTACCTAGCACGCATGCTCAACGGCGGAGAAGACAGGCTCTATCTTTTAAGACGCCTAATACGCATGGCAGCAGAAGATATTGGCTTAAGCGATCCCAACGCCCTTACCATTGCCACCAATGCGCTTTTAGCTTTTGAAAAAATAGGCTCTCCTGAGGGCGATCTTTTTTTGGCAGAAGTGGTGCTCTATTTGGCGCTTTGTCCAAAAAGCAATGCCATCTACACAGCCTTTAATAAAGCCACTGAATTTGCCAAAGAGACAAGCGAGCACATGCCTCCTCCCTGGATCCTCAATGCTCCTACCCAATGGATGAAGGCACAGGGTTTTTCTAAAGGATACATCTACGAACATGATGAAAAAGGAGCTATTTCTTCACAGAAATTCTTCCCGGAGAAACTCACACCGCAAACCTTCTATTCCCCTACAAGCTACGGATTTGAAAAAGAGCTCAAAAAACGTATTGAATATTTTAATCAACTCAGAGAAAAACCTTGA